A genomic stretch from Hydrogenimonas urashimensis includes:
- a CDS encoding PAS domain-containing protein has translation MKRPEPIDEEYTFADGVIISETDLKGIITYANRKFIEISGYSKEELVGKPHSIIRHPDMPKAAFKQMWDTIENDKEWQGIVKNLRKDGRYYWVDTYIKPVYKDGKKVGYIAARHPAKQIDVLSIKNTYAQMLEDERKG, from the coding sequence ATGAAGCGGCCCGAACCGATTGACGAAGAGTACACATTCGCCGATGGCGTCATCATCAGCGAAACCGATCTGAAGGGAATCATCACATACGCGAACCGCAAATTCATAGAGATTTCAGGCTATTCCAAAGAGGAGCTTGTCGGCAAGCCCCACAGCATCATCCGGCACCCGGACATGCCGAAAGCGGCCTTTAAACAGATGTGGGATACCATAGAAAACGACAAAGAGTGGCAGGGCATCGTTAAAAATCTTCGCAAAGATGGCCGATATTACTGGGTAGATACCTATATCAAACCTGTCTACAAAGACGGCAAAAAGGTCGGATACATCGCCGCCAGGCATCCGGCAAAACAGATCGATGTCCTGTCCATCAAAAACACTTACGCCCAGATGCTTGAAGACGAGAGAAAAGGATAA
- a CDS encoding tetratricopeptide repeat protein — translation MKQKLLPFILIFPLLSVASYFSDGMRAYKQGNYKEAKAQFEQAIEEEGSEQANFFLGLLYLKGMGVERDISAAKRFLAKAAEAGNARAKCYLAEAYLLQNQSDKQVALKLLKEGKNAGASECLEIATTYKIPL, via the coding sequence ATGAAACAGAAGCTATTGCCTTTTATACTGATTTTTCCGTTACTGAGTGTTGCCAGTTACTTTTCCGACGGTATGCGTGCATACAAGCAGGGAAACTACAAAGAGGCGAAAGCCCAGTTCGAACAGGCGATCGAAGAAGAGGGCTCCGAACAGGCCAACTTCTTTCTGGGCCTGCTCTATCTTAAAGGGATGGGAGTCGAACGGGATATTTCCGCCGCGAAACGGTTTCTCGCCAAAGCCGCGGAAGCCGGCAACGCGCGCGCAAAATGTTATCTGGCGGAAGCCTATCTGCTCCAGAACCAATCGGACAAGCAGGTGGCGCTCAAACTCCTCAAAGAGGGGAAAAACGCCGGGGCCAGCGAGTGCCTGGAAATCGCAACAACATACAAAATTCCACTATAA
- a CDS encoding Hpt domain-containing protein encodes MLIYRNDGKLHSISKKALKIAGYHDIAQFLGDHNDYSELFVKKPGYIYNFENFSWLSFLRNATTQQKKVLIATNDKATYECELELETLFPVTFDQNTPEFYYQITFKNMRLLAGSGDSALSIDLTGFETETVEEEIQPAITEAPAAAAPAETMAQGPEEESEMILFGESPAEEKESETDEFEIVLKETPPETPAPSLSAQKEEALELVDFSFEDEKAPAAEPAVTEEELPLGAERVQEEMVPEIGLKEEPTEASIEAPAFEEEPKPAESTEPKGEKAELSIEMPDIRKVSGTLGLPETMVKAFIREFVDTYFNDLDEVKAAIGAEKPDIVRKEAMKLKGIAANLMMSPLVQILEEVLSAKEQSGIESAWNGIDRYMKELAALYASPITQPPSGEPIAETAVAEEAEESKATKTSKAEETAQPGETAKKLRLDMTEGEETIEFDPSEAANALGLPESLIVEFVNDFIQQAKEEKANFEKHFEMDDIKTINEIAHKLKGVAANLRIEDMRQLMENAQHAKTPEEVEKSLRVFYRKLAALTKSMAKEYA; translated from the coding sequence GTGTTAATCTACAGAAACGACGGAAAACTGCACAGCATCTCCAAAAAAGCTCTGAAAATCGCAGGCTATCACGATATCGCCCAGTTTCTGGGTGACCACAATGATTACAGCGAGCTTTTTGTCAAAAAACCCGGCTATATCTACAATTTCGAAAACTTTTCCTGGCTGAGTTTTCTAAGAAATGCCACAACCCAGCAGAAAAAGGTTCTCATCGCGACTAACGACAAAGCCACCTACGAGTGCGAACTCGAGCTCGAGACTCTTTTTCCCGTGACATTCGATCAGAACACACCGGAGTTTTATTACCAGATCACTTTCAAAAACATGCGCCTTTTGGCGGGCAGCGGCGACAGCGCACTCTCCATTGATCTTACCGGTTTTGAAACGGAAACGGTCGAAGAGGAGATTCAACCCGCTATCACCGAAGCGCCGGCTGCCGCCGCGCCGGCCGAAACAATGGCACAGGGTCCCGAAGAGGAGAGCGAAATGATCCTCTTCGGCGAATCTCCAGCCGAAGAGAAAGAAAGCGAAACCGACGAATTTGAAATAGTTCTGAAAGAGACACCTCCCGAAACGCCGGCCCCCTCCCTTTCCGCCCAAAAAGAGGAGGCGCTGGAGCTGGTCGACTTCTCGTTCGAAGACGAAAAAGCGCCGGCGGCCGAACCGGCCGTTACCGAAGAAGAGCTTCCCCTGGGCGCCGAACGTGTCCAAGAGGAGATGGTCCCCGAAATCGGCCTCAAAGAAGAGCCCACTGAAGCGTCCATTGAAGCGCCGGCTTTTGAAGAAGAACCAAAACCCGCAGAAAGCACGGAGCCCAAAGGAGAAAAAGCCGAACTCTCCATCGAGATGCCTGACATCCGAAAAGTTTCCGGAACGCTCGGACTGCCTGAGACGATGGTCAAGGCTTTCATCCGGGAATTTGTCGACACCTATTTCAACGACCTTGACGAAGTGAAAGCGGCCATCGGAGCCGAGAAGCCGGACATCGTCAGAAAAGAGGCGATGAAACTCAAAGGCATCGCCGCCAATCTGATGATGTCGCCCCTGGTGCAGATTCTCGAAGAGGTCCTCTCGGCAAAAGAGCAGAGCGGTATCGAGTCGGCCTGGAACGGGATCGACCGCTACATGAAAGAGCTCGCGGCGCTCTACGCTTCCCCTATCACCCAACCGCCGAGTGGCGAACCGATCGCGGAAACGGCAGTGGCGGAAGAGGCGGAGGAGTCCAAAGCAACAAAAACCTCGAAGGCGGAGGAGACGGCGCAGCCGGGCGAGACGGCCAAAAAACTACGGCTGGATATGACAGAAGGCGAAGAGACGATAGAGTTCGATCCCTCCGAGGCGGCCAACGCCCTGGGGCTGCCAGAGTCTCTGATCGTCGAATTCGTCAACGACTTCATCCAGCAGGCGAAAGAGGAGAAGGCCAATTTCGAAAAACATTTCGAAATGGACGACATCAAAACGATCAACGAAATCGCCCACAAACTCAAAGGAGTCGCCGCGAATCTGCGTATCGAGGATATGCGGCAGCTGATGGAGAACGCGCAGCACGCCAAAACGCCCGAAGAGGTCGAAAAGAGCCTGAGAGTATTCTACAGGAAACTGGCAGCGCTGACGAAATCGATGGCAAAGGAATATGCATGA